One genomic window of Thermococcus indicus includes the following:
- a CDS encoding hydrogenase large subunit: MAKTQYYVPVGPIHPALKEPIRVEAKVEGERIVEVDVKRGFAHRGIEYMGMKRNAIQTLYLSERICGICSISHPYAFVIGSEKALGIEAPPRAQYIRTIIAELERIHSHILWLGVVAHEMGFDSLLFWTWKGREKVLDILELLTGNRINYSVFMIGGVRRDITESQAKAIKDMINYYRIFTEEMKDVFLADPVYKARTRGVAQLSRDMAKKLNVCGPVARAAGLRMDVRQDNPYDAYADIGVRAVVPQDIVGEARGDAYDITLVRIYEIEQSLDIIEFCLEGMPEGKIMAIPNYVALLAKIRRSEGEAIGMHEAPRGEVIHYFKYGNKRDGPVVWKVIAPSYNNINTWGPLLLGAEVADIPIVVAYIDPCMCCNDRVAVVRDENGRIIDPATLHLKAVEKTRKLREELGVRE; encoded by the coding sequence ATGGCGAAAACCCAGTACTACGTTCCAGTCGGCCCGATTCACCCGGCGCTGAAGGAGCCCATAAGGGTCGAGGCCAAGGTCGAGGGCGAGAGGATAGTCGAGGTGGACGTCAAGAGGGGCTTTGCCCACAGGGGAATAGAGTACATGGGCATGAAGAGGAACGCCATCCAGACCCTCTACCTCTCGGAGAGAATATGCGGAATCTGCTCGATATCGCACCCCTACGCCTTCGTCATAGGAAGCGAAAAGGCCCTGGGAATAGAGGCCCCGCCGAGGGCCCAGTACATAAGGACAATAATAGCCGAGCTGGAGAGGATTCACAGCCACATACTCTGGCTCGGCGTGGTTGCGCACGAGATGGGCTTCGACTCCCTCCTGTTCTGGACGTGGAAGGGTAGGGAGAAGGTCCTCGACATCCTGGAGCTCCTGACCGGGAACAGGATAAACTACTCCGTGTTCATGATAGGCGGCGTCAGGAGGGACATAACGGAAAGCCAGGCGAAGGCAATAAAGGACATGATAAACTACTACAGGATATTCACGGAGGAGATGAAGGACGTTTTCCTGGCGGACCCGGTTTACAAGGCCAGGACGCGGGGAGTGGCACAGCTCTCCAGAGATATGGCGAAGAAGCTCAACGTATGCGGGCCCGTTGCCAGGGCGGCCGGACTGCGGATGGACGTCAGGCAGGACAACCCCTACGACGCCTACGCAGACATCGGAGTCAGGGCGGTGGTTCCCCAGGACATAGTCGGCGAGGCCAGGGGCGATGCCTACGACATCACCCTCGTCAGGATATACGAGATAGAGCAGAGCCTCGACATAATCGAGTTCTGCCTCGAGGGGATGCCAGAGGGCAAGATAATGGCCATTCCGAACTACGTGGCGCTTCTGGCAAAGATAAGGAGGAGCGAAGGGGAAGCGATAGGCATGCACGAGGCGCCGCGCGGTGAGGTCATCCACTACTTCAAGTACGGCAACAAGCGCGACGGACCGGTCGTCTGGAAGGTAATAGCCCCGAGCTACAACAACATCAACACGTGGGGGCCGCTCCTGCTCGGTGCCGAGGTGGCCGACATACCGATAGTCGTCGCCTACATAGACCCGTGCATGTGCTGCAACGACAGGGTCGCGGTGGTAAGGGACGAAAACGGCAGGATAATCGACCCGGCGACGCTGCACCTGAAGGCGGTTGAAAAAACAAGGAAGCTTAGGGAAGAGCTGGGGGTGAGAGAATGA
- a CDS encoding respiratory chain complex I subunit 1 family protein: protein MDRRVSARLTSRIGPPIRQPFWDVGKLLLKETVVPENAIAWIFNAMPIVSFAASMTLLLYIPFGVLKAPLEGYGDLVVILYLLTLQSLAMAIGGFASGSPFSSVGAQREMVLMMSYEMPLATVIVGFAVLYKSFSLTTIASTPVWGVAGPLAAMGVLLLFIALLVVTPAELAKLPFDIAEAETEICEGMLAEYSGRNLALFYLSDAVRGFAMAALEVVLFFPFTLTSMLNLNLTGTPYYVVEALWFLFKVMVIYLLAITLVRTSFARFRIEQASMVFWVYVNIIALVGLALVWLGV from the coding sequence GTGGACAGGCGCGTCTCGGCCAGGCTGACCTCCAGGATAGGGCCGCCCATAAGGCAGCCGTTCTGGGACGTTGGCAAGCTGCTCCTCAAGGAAACGGTAGTTCCAGAGAACGCAATAGCGTGGATATTCAACGCCATGCCGATAGTTTCCTTCGCGGCCTCGATGACCCTGCTCCTCTACATACCCTTCGGAGTGCTCAAGGCTCCGCTCGAGGGCTACGGAGACCTGGTAGTCATACTCTACCTGCTAACCCTCCAGTCGCTGGCAATGGCCATAGGCGGCTTTGCATCGGGAAGCCCGTTCTCCTCGGTGGGTGCGCAGAGGGAAATGGTGCTCATGATGAGCTACGAGATGCCGCTGGCGACGGTTATAGTCGGCTTCGCCGTGCTCTACAAGAGCTTCTCGCTGACGACCATAGCTAGCACACCGGTGTGGGGCGTCGCGGGTCCGCTCGCGGCCATGGGCGTGCTGCTGCTCTTCATAGCACTGCTCGTAGTCACGCCGGCCGAGCTGGCGAAACTGCCCTTCGACATCGCAGAGGCTGAGACGGAGATATGTGAGGGTATGCTCGCAGAGTACAGTGGGAGGAACCTGGCACTGTTCTACCTCTCGGACGCGGTCAGGGGCTTCGCCATGGCAGCGCTGGAGGTGGTGCTGTTCTTCCCGTTCACGCTGACGAGCATGCTCAACCTGAACCTAACGGGAACGCCCTACTACGTCGTCGAAGCCCTGTGGTTCCTCTTCAAGGTCATGGTCATCTACCTGCTGGCGATAACGCTGGTCAGGACATCGTTCGCAAGGTTCAGGATAGAGCAGGCGTCCATGGTGTTCTGGGTCTACGTCAACATAATCGCTCTCGTCGGGCTCGCGCTGGTATGGTTGGGGGTGTGA
- a CDS encoding 4Fe-4S dicluster domain-containing protein, whose product MVNKMMFVLLKQLVKKPATNPFPVKHAPANVTALIEKVQKGEVQINPPVPVPEGFRGKLLYDPERCIGCRLCIMVCPADAMEWIPELKKIRHYVSRCMFCALCVDVCPGKKFPGEEKAVKALRMSEEFLIADYDKYSDNLIEEPPEAKEMFEKEAEGTVQTEEKV is encoded by the coding sequence ATGGTAAACAAGATGATGTTCGTCCTCCTCAAGCAGCTCGTCAAAAAGCCCGCCACCAACCCCTTCCCGGTTAAGCATGCTCCCGCTAACGTCACGGCGTTAATAGAGAAGGTCCAGAAGGGAGAGGTGCAGATAAACCCACCCGTTCCGGTTCCCGAAGGGTTCAGGGGCAAGCTCCTCTACGACCCGGAGAGGTGCATAGGCTGCAGGCTGTGCATAATGGTCTGTCCCGCTGACGCTATGGAGTGGATTCCGGAGCTCAAGAAGATACGGCACTACGTCTCGCGCTGCATGTTCTGCGCCCTCTGCGTTGACGTCTGCCCAGGCAAGAAGTTCCCGGGCGAGGAGAAGGCCGTCAAGGCACTTAGGATGAGCGAGGAGTTCCTCATAGCCGACTACGACAAGTACAGCGACAACCTCATCGAGGAACCGCCGGAGGCGAAGGAGATGTTCGAAAAAGAAGCTGAAGGCACTGTTCAAACGGAAGAAAAAGTTTGA
- a CDS encoding ferritin-like domain-containing protein, with the protein MGMYDVHEVVEALSKLSYRDALAYWIEGEKEEAEFYRELAGRARNLGLGEELVKTFEKLAEDSLNHATELEARFRETYGDAPRSDLPPLEVLPVLDEFERADQLEEVLKAAMESELIAHESYKLLAERVDDERLRELYSKLAEVERGHYELLRQRYGELKN; encoded by the coding sequence ATGGGAATGTACGACGTTCACGAGGTCGTTGAGGCCCTTTCAAAGCTGAGTTACAGGGACGCCCTGGCCTACTGGATAGAGGGCGAGAAGGAGGAGGCGGAATTCTACCGCGAGCTCGCGGGACGCGCGAGAAACCTCGGTCTTGGAGAGGAGCTTGTGAAAACCTTCGAGAAGCTGGCAGAGGACTCGTTGAACCACGCCACCGAGCTCGAGGCCCGGTTCAGGGAGACCTACGGGGACGCTCCGAGGAGCGACCTTCCCCCGCTCGAGGTTCTTCCGGTTCTCGATGAGTTCGAGAGGGCTGACCAGCTTGAGGAGGTTCTTAAGGCCGCGATGGAGAGCGAGCTGATAGCCCACGAATCCTACAAGCTGCTCGCGGAGAGGGTTGATGACGAGCGGCTGAGGGAGCTCTACTCCAAACTGGCCGAAGTTGAGCGGGGGCACTATGAGCTACTGAGGCAGAGGTACGGGGAACTGAAAAACTGA
- a CDS encoding RNA-guided endonuclease InsQ/TnpB family protein, protein MKRAVTVKLQPSKEQEKALFELAHTTAVIWNKLNYQRLKQFKEFGKIDFSTTEKEAYHEFKNWIGGSTVQQLARKNAEAWRSFFTLNRKKKKGELPEWFKPKPPKFVKEKNGRKLFVIPLRNDQYKIKGNIIELRRLGKFRKLEIQFKGRIHLKGKQGRLEITYDSVKRKWHAHISFTAEEKLEGGEWIKLPRTPKGSLSAGIDLGVNNLMAVYVENGESFLVNGKPLKSIDFYWKRKIADYQSKLNKSGAKTSRKLKRMHEKAKLQAKHYINTAVRQTVRRLYDLGVSRIVVGYPKGIARNPEKGRKQNFILSHVWRFNYVIKRLKEVAEEYGIAIVVVNEAFTSQTCPLCGQRHSNARFVRGLFKCHREGVVMNADIVGAFNILKKVSKTITPSLSALAGGRGNGGKALPEGFEEPFSRVALMRTPRTSPPLARG, encoded by the coding sequence ATGAAGCGGGCAGTAACGGTTAAACTCCAACCAAGCAAAGAGCAAGAGAAAGCCCTCTTCGAGTTAGCCCACACCACAGCAGTAATCTGGAACAAACTCAACTACCAGAGGCTCAAACAGTTCAAAGAATTCGGCAAAATCGACTTCTCAACAACTGAAAAGGAAGCTTATCACGAGTTCAAAAACTGGATTGGGGGCTCAACAGTTCAACAATTAGCCAGAAAGAACGCTGAAGCGTGGAGAAGTTTCTTCACCCTCAACAGGAAGAAAAAGAAAGGAGAACTTCCCGAATGGTTCAAACCAAAACCGCCAAAATTCGTCAAGGAAAAGAACGGCAGAAAACTCTTCGTAATTCCCCTCAGGAACGACCAGTACAAAATCAAGGGAAACATTATCGAGTTAAGACGTCTTGGCAAATTTAGAAAACTCGAAATCCAGTTCAAGGGCAGAATTCACTTGAAGGGTAAGCAAGGACGCTTAGAAATCACTTACGACTCCGTAAAGAGGAAATGGCATGCTCACATCAGTTTTACGGCAGAGGAAAAACTTGAGGGCGGGGAGTGGATTAAACTTCCAAGAACTCCTAAGGGGAGCCTTTCAGCGGGAATTGATTTGGGAGTTAACAATTTAATGGCTGTTTACGTGGAGAATGGGGAAAGCTTTCTGGTCAATGGAAAACCTTTAAAGAGTATTGATTTTTATTGGAAAAGAAAAATTGCTGATTATCAGTCAAAACTCAACAAGTCAGGAGCTAAAACGAGTAGGAAACTAAAAAGAATGCATGAGAAGGCTAAACTTCAAGCGAAGCACTACATTAACACTGCCGTAAGGCAAACTGTGAGAAGGCTTTACGATTTGGGCGTTTCCAGAATTGTCGTTGGCTATCCGAAGGGAATAGCTCGGAATCCTGAGAAGGGTAGAAAGCAAAACTTTATCCTCTCTCACGTCTGGCGGTTTAATTATGTGATTAAACGTCTCAAAGAAGTTGCAGAAGAGTATGGTATTGCCATTGTGGTTGTGAATGAGGCTTTCACTTCTCAAACTTGCCCTCTCTGTGGCCAACGCCATTCTAACGCTCGTTTTGTTAGGGGTTTATTTAAGTGCCACAGGGAGGGCGTTGTTATGAATGCTGACATCGTTGGTGCCTTCAATATCTTGAAGAAGGTTTCCAAAACCATAACCCCGAGTCTCTCCGCTCTTGCGGGAGGTAGGGGTAATGGGGGGAAGGCCCTCCCCGAGGGGTTCGAAGAACCCTTTTCAAGGGTTGCCCTGATGAGAACCCCTCGAACCTCCCCGCCTTTGGCGAGGGGTTAA
- a CDS encoding THUMP domain-containing protein, producing MTILLVTTPQGREGDGILELEWALGKVRVRGTDWRGVLLAETPLPKGETLERLKNFETQAIQRVVPLDLIVPARREEIEGAVLELAEKIDGTFAVRAKVRGNKRLSQRELEIGLGSLVVERFGLGVNLSDPDYTLVVEVFGKKAGIGLVRRGELLRFEVVE from the coding sequence ATGACGATTCTTCTCGTTACGACTCCACAGGGACGCGAGGGCGATGGAATACTCGAACTGGAATGGGCGTTGGGGAAGGTCCGGGTTAGGGGAACGGACTGGCGGGGGGTTCTCCTGGCCGAAACGCCCCTACCGAAGGGCGAAACCCTTGAACGGCTGAAGAACTTCGAGACGCAGGCTATACAGAGGGTCGTTCCCCTCGACCTCATCGTTCCCGCCAGGAGGGAGGAGATTGAAGGGGCCGTCCTTGAACTGGCGGAGAAAATAGACGGAACCTTCGCGGTACGCGCCAAGGTCAGGGGAAATAAGAGGCTCTCCCAGAGGGAGCTTGAGATCGGCCTTGGCTCCCTGGTGGTCGAGCGCTTCGGCCTTGGGGTGAACCTGAGCGACCCGGACTACACCCTCGTGGTTGAGGTCTTTGGAAAGAAGGCCGGCATCGGGCTTGTGCGGAGGGGTGAGCTCCTCCGCTTCGAGGTTGTCGAGTGA
- a CDS encoding AAA family ATPase: MEAGGLKLYPYQSYEVYGLSRNPFEQLASEGISDVESIHVYQEIDMRLQMIISEVIGNKSSIAMSIVGPLGMGKTQRLKTIAKAIEENHGKAIYVKVDTNDILKLTRDIFYALKPPKSRTNIFLENLSRKLGFIDRLEKMLSDRDEYKSRDIAELLTEQMGKYPYCALLLDELENMGSASEREKIQFFEMLRHFISNMPKGCIVAFACVPEAYEEYSRIFPAFFMRLHYEFKLRPMSIDETYELVKKRLNKVRIRDTDDPIYPFTEEAIKLIHQLGKGNPRQILRLLHYVLSEASKHKFDPIDDYVVTTILEEPKSLEEYLTRIPKEYKDLVEAIVYEFNGGPVSYIQVAKAVKRPGIQVYDQLNELIRLGFLVGDPKGNYKVPEYVRKFLEEGQAENEEE; encoded by the coding sequence ATGGAAGCCGGTGGCCTTAAGCTTTATCCCTACCAGTCATACGAAGTTTATGGCCTTTCTCGGAACCCCTTCGAGCAACTCGCAAGCGAGGGAATAAGCGACGTCGAGAGCATTCACGTCTATCAGGAGATAGACATGCGCCTTCAGATGATAATCTCCGAGGTTATCGGAAACAAGAGCTCGATAGCCATGAGCATCGTCGGCCCCCTCGGAATGGGCAAGACCCAGAGGCTCAAGACCATAGCGAAAGCCATAGAAGAGAACCACGGGAAGGCCATATACGTCAAGGTTGACACGAACGACATCCTCAAGCTCACGCGCGACATCTTCTACGCCCTCAAGCCGCCGAAGAGCAGGACTAACATTTTCCTCGAGAACCTCTCAAGGAAGCTCGGATTCATAGACAGGCTTGAGAAGATGCTGAGCGACAGGGACGAGTACAAGAGCAGGGACATAGCCGAGCTTCTGACCGAGCAGATGGGCAAATACCCCTACTGCGCCCTTCTCCTGGACGAGCTTGAGAACATGGGAAGCGCGAGCGAGAGGGAGAAGATACAGTTCTTCGAGATGCTCAGGCACTTCATCAGCAACATGCCCAAGGGCTGCATCGTCGCATTCGCCTGCGTGCCGGAGGCCTACGAGGAGTACTCCAGGATATTCCCCGCGTTCTTCATGCGCCTCCACTACGAGTTCAAGCTCCGCCCGATGAGCATAGACGAGACCTACGAGCTCGTCAAGAAGAGGCTCAACAAGGTGAGGATACGGGACACCGATGATCCAATCTACCCCTTCACGGAGGAGGCCATAAAGCTCATACACCAGCTCGGAAAGGGCAACCCGAGGCAGATCCTGAGGCTCCTTCACTACGTCCTCAGCGAGGCCTCCAAGCACAAGTTCGACCCCATAGACGACTACGTGGTGACCACCATACTCGAGGAGCCGAAGAGCCTCGAGGAGTACCTCACGAGGATTCCGAAGGAGTACAAGGACCTCGTTGAGGCCATAGTCTATGAGTTCAACGGCGGGCCGGTGAGCTACATCCAGGTGGCCAAGGCCGTCAAGAGGCCGGGAATACAGGTTTACGACCAGCTCAACGAGCTCATAAGGCTCGGCTTCCTGGTCGGAGACCCCAAGGGCAACTACAAGGTTCCCGAGTACGTGAGAAAGTTCCTCGAGGAAGGGCAGGCCGAGAACGAGGAAGAGTGA
- a CDS encoding metal-dependent hydrolase, whose protein sequence is MPNYDVHVLSGVVSYPVIVAAAGLAAAHGVPLALTTMALVLGYAFYVLGSDLPDMDHPNALIHRGTKPIVSVVVGGAVYVNAAGSINVGEPWLNMAVEWGIAVLAAVIAWFAFTWMMPKHRGIVHSFLFAAVYGGLAFVLVEYGLNMTTGEGLYVGFAAFCGYALHLLLDGELSLL, encoded by the coding sequence ATGCCCAACTACGACGTTCACGTGCTCAGCGGGGTAGTCAGCTATCCGGTCATCGTCGCCGCCGCGGGACTCGCGGCCGCCCACGGCGTCCCACTCGCCCTCACGACGATGGCGCTGGTGCTGGGCTACGCTTTCTACGTCCTGGGGAGCGACCTGCCCGACATGGACCATCCAAACGCCCTGATCCACCGCGGGACGAAGCCGATAGTCAGCGTGGTGGTCGGGGGGGCGGTCTACGTCAACGCCGCGGGATCGATAAACGTCGGGGAGCCCTGGCTCAACATGGCCGTGGAATGGGGCATAGCGGTCCTCGCCGCCGTGATAGCGTGGTTCGCCTTCACATGGATGATGCCGAAGCACAGGGGGATAGTTCACTCATTCCTCTTCGCGGCGGTCTATGGGGGCCTGGCGTTCGTTCTGGTGGAGTACGGCCTCAACATGACGACGGGGGAGGGGCTCTACGTCGGCTTCGCGGCCTTCTGCGGCTATGCCCTTCACCTCCTCCTCGACGGGGAGCTATCACTACTGTAG
- the trxB gene encoding thioredoxin-disulfide reductase: protein MFSLGGFSRGGEYENKTWDVLIIGAGPAGFTAAIYAARFGLETLILSKDLGGNMALTDMIENYPGFPEGISGSELTNRMHEQVKNLGVDIVFDEVARIDPAECAYYEGPCKFAVKTKNGKEYKAKTIIIAVGAAPRKLHVPGEEEFTGRGVSYCATCDGPLFKGKKVVVVGGGNTALQEALYLKSIGVDVTLVHRRDQFRADKILQDRFKESGIPAILNTVVTEIKGDGKVEAVKLKNRVTGEETEMPVDGVFIFIGYEPKTDFVKHLGITDEYGYIPVDMHMRTKMKGIFAAGDITNVFKQIAVAVGQGAIAANSAKELIDEWNSKVVE, encoded by the coding sequence ATGTTCAGTCTGGGAGGATTCTCACGCGGAGGAGAGTACGAAAACAAGACCTGGGACGTGCTCATCATAGGCGCAGGACCGGCCGGATTCACCGCGGCAATATACGCGGCGCGCTTCGGCCTTGAGACGCTGATACTCAGCAAGGACCTCGGGGGGAACATGGCGCTGACCGACATGATAGAAAACTACCCGGGGTTCCCCGAGGGGATAAGCGGCTCGGAGCTGACGAACAGGATGCACGAGCAGGTCAAGAACCTCGGCGTTGATATAGTCTTCGACGAGGTCGCGCGCATAGACCCCGCTGAGTGCGCCTACTACGAGGGGCCGTGCAAGTTCGCGGTGAAGACCAAGAACGGCAAGGAGTACAAGGCAAAGACGATAATTATAGCCGTCGGTGCCGCGCCGAGAAAGCTCCACGTTCCGGGAGAGGAGGAGTTCACCGGAAGGGGCGTTTCCTACTGCGCGACCTGCGACGGCCCGCTCTTCAAGGGCAAGAAGGTTGTCGTTGTGGGCGGCGGAAACACGGCCCTTCAGGAGGCCCTCTACCTCAAGAGCATAGGCGTTGACGTGACCCTCGTCCACAGGCGCGACCAGTTCAGGGCGGACAAGATACTCCAGGACAGGTTCAAGGAGAGCGGTATTCCGGCGATACTCAACACCGTCGTGACCGAGATTAAGGGCGACGGCAAGGTCGAGGCGGTCAAGCTGAAGAACCGCGTCACAGGCGAGGAGACCGAGATGCCCGTTGACGGCGTCTTCATCTTCATCGGCTACGAGCCCAAGACCGACTTCGTCAAGCACCTCGGCATAACCGACGAGTACGGCTACATCCCGGTGGACATGCACATGCGCACGAAGATGAAGGGAATCTTCGCCGCAGGCGATATAACCAACGTCTTCAAGCAGATCGCCGTTGCCGTCGGTCAGGGTGCCATTGCCGCCAACTCGGCGAAGGAGCTCATCGACGAGTGGAACTCAAAGGTCGTGGAGTGA
- a CDS encoding ornithine aminotransferase: protein MVVRPNVKELPGPKGKEVIEKNFEALAVTTQDPETLPIVIDHGDGILVYDVDGNTFYDFGSGVGVLNVGHAHPRVVEAVKRQAEKFTHFALNDFFYENAVVLAQKLAELAPGDFPKKVVYQNSGAEANEAMMKLVKYGTGRKRFIAFYHAFHGRSQAVLSLTASKWVQQDRFFPTMPGVEHIPYPNPYRNPWHIDGYAEPDELVNRVIEFIEEYVFRHVPPHEVGAIVFEPIQGEGGYVVPPKNFFKELKKLADNYGILLADDEVQMGVGRTGKFWAIEHFDVAPDTIQFGKAIGGGIPLAGVVHRADIAFDKPGRHASTFGGNPVAIAAGIEVVEIVKELLPHVQEVGDYLHKRLEELLEKYEVIGDARGLGLAQAVEIVKSKDTKEKNPELRDRIVKEAVKRGLILLGCGDNSIRFIPPLTIQKEEIDVAMEIFEESLKAALQ from the coding sequence ATGGTGGTTAGGCCGAACGTTAAGGAACTCCCCGGACCCAAGGGCAAGGAAGTTATCGAAAAGAACTTTGAAGCCCTCGCAGTTACCACCCAGGACCCGGAGACCCTCCCGATTGTCATCGACCACGGAGATGGAATCCTCGTCTACGACGTTGACGGAAACACCTTCTACGACTTCGGAAGCGGCGTCGGCGTGCTGAACGTCGGCCACGCCCACCCGAGGGTCGTCGAGGCCGTTAAGAGGCAGGCCGAGAAGTTCACCCACTTCGCGCTGAACGACTTCTTCTACGAGAACGCGGTCGTTCTTGCCCAGAAGCTCGCCGAGCTTGCACCCGGCGACTTCCCGAAGAAGGTCGTCTACCAGAACAGCGGTGCGGAAGCAAACGAGGCCATGATGAAGCTTGTCAAGTACGGCACCGGCAGGAAGAGGTTCATCGCCTTCTACCACGCCTTCCACGGAAGGAGCCAGGCCGTTCTCTCGCTTACCGCCAGCAAGTGGGTTCAGCAGGACAGGTTCTTCCCAACCATGCCGGGCGTTGAACACATACCCTACCCGAACCCCTACAGGAACCCCTGGCACATCGACGGTTACGCCGAGCCGGACGAGCTCGTTAACAGAGTCATAGAGTTCATCGAGGAGTACGTCTTCAGGCATGTCCCGCCCCACGAGGTTGGAGCCATAGTCTTCGAGCCGATACAGGGTGAGGGCGGCTACGTCGTCCCGCCGAAGAACTTCTTCAAGGAGCTCAAGAAGCTCGCCGACAACTACGGCATACTCCTCGCCGACGACGAGGTTCAGATGGGCGTCGGAAGGACTGGTAAGTTCTGGGCCATCGAGCACTTCGACGTTGCACCCGACACCATCCAGTTCGGTAAGGCCATAGGCGGCGGAATCCCGCTCGCCGGTGTCGTCCACAGGGCCGACATAGCCTTCGACAAGCCGGGCAGGCACGCCTCGACCTTCGGCGGCAACCCGGTTGCAATAGCGGCCGGAATAGAGGTCGTCGAGATAGTCAAGGAGCTCCTCCCGCACGTCCAGGAGGTCGGCGACTACCTCCACAAGCGCCTCGAGGAGCTTCTCGAGAAGTACGAGGTCATCGGAGATGCGAGGGGTCTCGGTCTCGCCCAGGCAGTCGAGATAGTCAAGAGCAAGGACACCAAGGAGAAGAACCCCGAGCTGAGGGACAGGATTGTCAAGGAGGCCGTCAAGCGCGGGCTCATACTCCTTGGCTGTGGCGACAACAGCATAAGGTTCATACCGCCGCTGACCATCCAGAAGGAGGAGATAGACGTCGCCATGGAGATATTCGAGGAGAGCCTCAAGGCCGCTCTCCAGTGA
- a CDS encoding ECF transporter S component — protein MTELTEILKPYGPYVLATVTLLYVAYLFMNRKKFRSASVLALSAVMAAVVGVTTAFITIATPATGGYLNFGDTMVMFSAMAFGPVIGVFAGGVGSALGDIIAGYPGWAPITLVVKGLEGLAIGYIARRSDNVSTLVIAGLIGGIIMVSGYFAFEAYMYGVPAAATEVPVNMLQAVTGVLVGTLLARAIKKRYPEIEDLL, from the coding sequence ATGACTGAGCTGACCGAGATTCTCAAACCGTACGGACCATACGTCCTCGCCACAGTCACCCTGCTCTACGTCGCGTACCTATTCATGAACAGGAAGAAGTTCAGGAGCGCGAGCGTTCTTGCCCTCTCCGCCGTGATGGCCGCGGTGGTGGGCGTCACCACGGCGTTCATAACGATAGCCACCCCCGCGACCGGCGGCTACCTCAACTTCGGCGACACTATGGTCATGTTCTCGGCAATGGCCTTTGGCCCCGTCATCGGCGTCTTCGCGGGCGGCGTTGGTTCGGCCCTCGGTGACATAATAGCGGGCTATCCGGGATGGGCACCAATAACCCTCGTCGTCAAGGGGCTTGAGGGCCTCGCCATCGGCTACATCGCCAGGAGGAGCGACAACGTCTCGACGCTGGTGATAGCGGGCCTGATAGGCGGAATAATAATGGTCTCCGGGTACTTTGCCTTCGAGGCCTACATGTACGGGGTCCCCGCTGCCGCCACGGAGGTTCCGGTGAACATGCTCCAAGCGGTTACGGGCGTCCTGGTGGGCACTCTCCTTGCCAGGGCGATAAAGAAGAGATACCCGGAGATAGAGGACCTCCTCTAA
- a CDS encoding family 4B encapsulin nanocompartment shell protein, translating into MNEVRDLLNKAIQELREEGLEPDILLVGPRFIEYAVEHLRECRFKIYKIDELGYDAVVADSSYLGQVKRASRRISVEPLLVENEMWEEIRKLEV; encoded by the coding sequence ATGAATGAAGTACGCGACCTCCTGAACAAGGCCATCCAGGAGCTCCGGGAGGAGGGTCTCGAGCCGGACATACTCCTCGTTGGCCCCCGCTTCATCGAGTACGCGGTCGAGCATCTGCGCGAGTGCAGGTTCAAGATATACAAGATAGACGAACTGGGCTACGATGCCGTCGTCGCGGACTCCAGCTACCTTGGCCAGGTGAAGCGCGCCTCAAGGAGGATATCGGTCGAGCCCCTGCTCGTCGAGAACGAGATGTGGGAAGAAATAAGGAAACTGGAGGTTTAG
- the deoC gene encoding deoxyribose-phosphate aldolase → MADHIDVAKYIDHTNLKPYATADDIRRLCDEAIEYGFYAVCVNPYRVKLARDYLREKGADVKVASVIGFPLGATPTEVKVFEAARALDDGADELDMVINIGALKDGDYDYVKRDIEEVVKVAHERGAKVKVIIETCYLTEEEKVKACELAKEAGADFVKTSTGFGTGGATVEDVRLMREVVGPEMGVKAAGGIRTYEQALAMIEAGATRIGTSSGIKIVEGAPK, encoded by the coding sequence ATGGCTGATCACATCGATGTTGCCAAGTATATCGACCATACGAACCTCAAACCCTACGCTACCGCCGATGACATTAGGAGGCTCTGCGATGAGGCCATTGAGTACGGTTTCTACGCCGTCTGCGTCAACCCTTACCGCGTCAAGCTCGCGAGGGACTATCTCCGCGAGAAGGGTGCCGACGTCAAAGTTGCGAGCGTAATAGGCTTCCCGCTCGGAGCCACCCCCACGGAGGTCAAGGTCTTCGAGGCCGCGAGGGCCCTCGACGACGGTGCCGACGAGCTCGACATGGTCATCAACATAGGCGCCCTCAAGGACGGGGACTACGACTACGTGAAGAGGGACATCGAGGAGGTCGTTAAGGTCGCCCATGAGAGGGGCGCGAAGGTTAAGGTCATCATCGAGACCTGCTACCTCACTGAGGAGGAGAAAGTGAAGGCCTGCGAGCTGGCTAAGGAAGCCGGGGCGGACTTCGTTAAGACCTCCACCGGCTTTGGAACCGGTGGGGCCACGGTTGAGGATGTCAGGCTCATGAGAGAGGTGGTCGGCCCGGAGATGGGGGTCAAGGCCGCCGGAGGCATCAGAACCTACGAGCAGGCTTTAGCTATGATAGAGGCCGGCGCGACGAGGATTGGAACGTCGAGCGGAATAAAGATCGTGGAGGGAGCCCCGAAATGA